In Flavobacterium sp. CBA20B-1, one DNA window encodes the following:
- the purH gene encoding bifunctional phosphoribosylaminoimidazolecarboxamide formyltransferase/IMP cyclohydrolase, with protein MSTSKQIQSALISVFDKNGLEPIVKELHKNNVTIYSTGGTETFIKDLGIPVVPVEDVTSYPSILGGRVKTLHPKIFGGILNRQDNETDVQQMIDYAIPQIDLVIVDLYPFEKTVASGADEAAIIEKIDIGGISLIRAGAKNFKDTVIVASVDEYETFLNFYTSENGATTLAQRKYLAAKAFHVSSHYDGAIFNYFNQEINEPVLKISQGEAQTLRYGENPHQKGIFFGNFDEMFEKLHGKELSYNNLLDVDAAVNLMNEFKGDAPTFAILKHNNACGVAQKPTMKEAYLAALAGDPTSAFGGVLIANGNIDKETATEINNLFCEIVIAPSYDEDAVVILQEKKNRIILIIKDIELPKTQVRTCLNGILFQDKDNVTDTKEHLTNVTTLVADTKQIEDLLFASKICKHTKSNTIVLAKNKELCASGTGQTSRVDALKQAIDKANAFGIDLTDAVMASDAFFPFPDCVEIAKKAGIAAVIQPGGSIKDNLSIDYCNENQMVMVTTGIRHFKH; from the coding sequence ATGAGTACATCTAAACAAATTCAATCGGCATTAATTTCAGTATTTGACAAAAATGGATTAGAACCGATTGTAAAAGAATTGCATAAAAACAACGTAACTATTTATTCAACAGGCGGAACCGAAACGTTTATCAAAGATTTGGGCATTCCTGTTGTTCCGGTAGAAGACGTTACATCGTATCCATCGATTTTAGGCGGACGTGTAAAAACATTGCACCCTAAGATTTTTGGTGGAATTTTGAACCGTCAGGACAATGAAACCGACGTGCAACAAATGATCGATTATGCCATTCCACAGATTGATTTAGTTATTGTTGATTTGTATCCGTTTGAAAAAACAGTTGCATCGGGTGCTGATGAAGCAGCAATTATCGAAAAGATTGATATTGGGGGTATTTCGTTAATTCGTGCAGGTGCTAAAAATTTTAAAGACACAGTGATTGTTGCATCGGTTGATGAATATGAAACATTCTTGAATTTTTACACATCAGAAAATGGAGCTACAACGCTGGCTCAACGCAAATATTTGGCGGCAAAAGCATTCCATGTATCATCGCATTACGATGGTGCTATTTTCAATTATTTCAATCAAGAAATCAACGAACCTGTGTTAAAAATAAGCCAAGGCGAAGCACAAACATTGCGTTATGGAGAAAACCCACATCAAAAAGGAATTTTCTTTGGAAATTTTGATGAAATGTTTGAAAAGTTACACGGAAAAGAGTTATCTTACAACAATTTATTAGATGTGGATGCTGCCGTTAACTTAATGAACGAATTTAAAGGTGATGCTCCTACTTTTGCTATATTGAAACACAATAATGCGTGTGGTGTGGCACAAAAACCAACTATGAAAGAAGCTTATTTGGCTGCTTTGGCTGGCGATCCCACATCTGCTTTTGGCGGTGTTTTAATTGCAAATGGCAATATTGATAAAGAAACAGCAACAGAAATTAACAACTTGTTCTGTGAAATTGTAATCGCTCCTAGTTATGACGAAGACGCAGTGGTAATTTTACAAGAAAAGAAAAATAGAATTATATTAATTATCAAAGATATTGAATTGCCAAAAACACAAGTTCGTACGTGTTTAAACGGAATTTTGTTTCAAGATAAAGACAACGTAACAGATACTAAAGAACATTTAACCAACGTTACCACTTTAGTGGCTGATACAAAACAGATTGAAGATTTATTGTTTGCATCGAAAATTTGTAAACACACCAAATCAAACACAATTGTTTTAGCAAAAAACAAAGAGTTGTGTGCTTCAGGAACCGGGCAAACATCTCGCGTAGATGCATTGAAACAAGCAATTGACAAAGCAAATGCGTTTGGTATTGATTTAACCGATGCAGTAATGGCAAGCGATGCATTTTTCCCATTCCCAGATTGTGTGGAAATTGCTAAAAAAGCCGGTATTGCAGCAGTTATTCAACCAGGCGGATCAATTAAAGACAATTTAAGCATTGATTATTGTAACGAAAACCAAATGGTTATGGTAACCACAGGTATCCGTCACTTTAAACATTAA
- the mutS gene encoding DNA mismatch repair protein MutS: MSAKEKVKKETPLMQQYNQIKAKYPDACLLFRVGDFYETFGEDAVRTAKVLGITLTKRGAGSTSETELAGFPHHSLNVYLPKLVKAGLRVAICDQLEDPKMAKTIVKRGVTELVTPGVAINDEVLQSKSNNFLAALHFGKKNIGIAFLDVSTGEFLTSQGNEEYIDKLLQNFKPSEVLVQKGNKNHFLHHFGSDFNLFYLEDWIFKDDYANESLTNHFKTNSLKGFGIDELQEGIISCGAILYYLSETQHNKIQHITNIQRIAEDAYVWMDRFTIRNLELYGSANENATTLLDVIDKTLSPMGGRLLKRWLALPLKDIDAINKRFDVVDYFKSNADILQNFQYQIKQISDLERLISKLATGKISPREFVILKESLDAIIPLKETALKSKNDALKVIGDNLHACELLREKIATTISSDAPVALNKGNAIANGVNEELDELRNISQSGKSFLEALEQRESETTGIPSLKVAFNNVFGYYIEVRNTHKDKVPETWIRKQTLVSAERYITEELKEYEAKILGAEERISKIEAEIYEKFIMWCAQYIQPVQMNAHLVAQLDCLQSYTQLATENQYVRPIIEENHVLDIKEGRHPVIEKQLPVGTPYISNDVYLDTHSQQIIMITGPNMSGKSAILRQTALIVLLAQMGSFVPASAVTMGIVDKIFTRVGASDNISMGESTFMVEMNETASILNNLTNRSLVLLDEIGRGTSTYDGISIAWAIAEYIHEHPQKAKTLFATHYHELNDMQEQFHRIKNFNVSVKELKDNVLFLRKLIPGGSAHSFGIHVAKMAGMPNLVVQKAQKILKKLEASHKTENTTEALKQDDLQLSIFKLDDPILEEIRDEITHLDINTLTPVEALMKLNEIKKMVSKKK; encoded by the coding sequence ATGTCAGCAAAGGAAAAAGTAAAAAAAGAAACCCCATTAATGCAACAATATAATCAGATAAAAGCAAAATATCCCGATGCTTGTTTGCTTTTTCGAGTGGGCGATTTTTACGAAACCTTTGGCGAAGATGCGGTGCGAACGGCAAAAGTTTTGGGCATTACCTTAACCAAACGCGGAGCTGGTTCTACAAGCGAAACCGAACTTGCTGGTTTTCCGCATCATTCCTTAAATGTATATTTGCCCAAGTTGGTCAAAGCGGGATTGCGGGTAGCTATTTGCGATCAGTTAGAAGATCCCAAAATGGCTAAAACCATTGTGAAACGTGGCGTTACCGAATTGGTTACACCCGGCGTTGCGATTAACGATGAAGTGTTGCAATCTAAAAGCAACAACTTTTTAGCTGCTTTGCATTTTGGAAAAAAGAATATCGGAATTGCCTTTTTAGATGTTTCAACCGGCGAATTTCTAACTTCACAAGGGAACGAAGAATACATTGATAAATTACTGCAAAACTTCAAACCCAGCGAAGTTTTGGTTCAAAAAGGGAATAAAAACCATTTTTTGCATCATTTTGGAAGCGATTTTAACTTATTCTATTTAGAGGATTGGATTTTTAAAGACGATTATGCCAACGAAAGCTTAACCAATCACTTTAAAACCAATTCGTTGAAAGGTTTTGGAATTGATGAATTGCAAGAAGGCATTATTTCTTGTGGCGCTATCTTATACTATTTATCTGAAACACAGCATAATAAAATTCAACACATTACTAATATTCAGCGAATTGCCGAAGATGCGTATGTGTGGATGGATCGATTTACCATTCGAAATTTAGAATTGTACGGTTCTGCAAACGAAAATGCCACTACCCTTTTAGATGTTATTGATAAAACCTTGTCGCCAATGGGCGGTCGTTTGTTGAAACGTTGGCTGGCTCTGCCTTTAAAGGATATTGATGCCATTAACAAACGCTTTGATGTGGTCGATTATTTTAAATCGAATGCCGATATTTTACAAAATTTTCAATACCAAATCAAACAGATTTCCGATTTGGAACGATTGATTTCAAAACTAGCTACCGGAAAAATCTCACCTCGTGAATTCGTTATTTTAAAAGAAAGTTTAGATGCGATTATTCCTTTAAAAGAAACCGCCTTGAAGTCTAAAAACGATGCGTTGAAAGTGATTGGCGATAATTTGCATGCCTGCGAACTGCTTCGTGAAAAAATTGCTACAACCATTTCTTCCGATGCCCCGGTTGCTTTGAACAAAGGAAATGCCATTGCAAATGGCGTAAATGAAGAGCTCGACGAATTGCGAAATATCTCCCAATCGGGTAAGTCATTTTTAGAAGCCTTAGAACAGCGCGAAAGCGAGACAACTGGAATTCCTTCGCTAAAAGTGGCTTTTAATAATGTTTTTGGATACTATATCGAAGTGCGAAACACACACAAAGATAAAGTTCCCGAAACTTGGATTAGAAAACAAACGCTTGTAAGTGCCGAAAGATACATCACTGAAGAATTAAAAGAATACGAAGCAAAAATTTTGGGTGCCGAAGAACGCATTTCTAAAATCGAAGCCGAAATCTACGAAAAATTCATCATGTGGTGCGCACAGTATATTCAGCCGGTTCAAATGAACGCCCACCTAGTGGCACAATTAGATTGCTTGCAATCATATACCCAATTGGCTACCGAAAATCAGTATGTACGCCCAATTATTGAAGAAAATCATGTGTTGGATATAAAAGAAGGACGCCACCCGGTTATTGAAAAACAATTACCTGTAGGCACGCCCTATATTTCAAATGATGTGTATTTAGATACGCATTCGCAGCAAATCATCATGATTACGGGGCCTAATATGTCGGGTAAATCGGCTATTTTGCGTCAAACCGCCTTAATTGTTTTGTTGGCGCAAATGGGAAGTTTTGTTCCGGCAAGTGCGGTAACAATGGGGATTGTTGATAAAATATTCACGCGTGTGGGTGCTTCAGACAATATTTCAATGGGTGAATCTACCTTTATGGTGGAAATGAACGAAACCGCATCAATTCTTAATAATTTAACCAATCGCAGTTTGGTTTTGTTAGATGAAATTGGCCGCGGAACATCAACCTACGACGGAATTTCTATTGCTTGGGCAATTGCAGAATACATCCACGAACATCCGCAAAAAGCAAAAACATTGTTTGCAACGCATTATCATGAATTAAACGATATGCAAGAGCAATTCCACCGAATTAAAAACTTTAATGTATCGGTTAAAGAACTCAAAGACAACGTGCTGTTTTTAAGAAAGTTAATCCCCGGCGGTAGTGCACACAGTTTTGGTATTCATGTAGCAAAAATGGCTGGAATGCCTAATTTAGTGGTTCAAAAAGCACAAAAAATATTAAAAAAATTAGAAGCAAGTCACAAAACCGAAAATACGACTGAAGCGTTAAAACAAGACGACTTGCAATTATCAATTTTTAAATTAGATGATCCAATTTTAGAAGAAATTCGCGATGAAATAACTCATCTAGACATCAATACCCTTACTCCGGTTGAAGCCTTGATGAAATTAAACGAAATAAAAAAAATGGTTTCCAAAAAGAAATAG
- the mrdA gene encoding penicillin-binding protein 2, with protein sequence MRKLLFPIIIILAAIVIVARLFYLQVIDDSFLKKADINALKIVYDYPERGYIYDRNGQLLVANQPSYDIMVIPNEAKNIDTLEICNILEITKEDYIKKLEKAKVYSPRLPSVFLAQLTKTEFAAFQEKIRHFKGFYIQKRNLRDYQVDFGANVFGYIRQINEMELKKRPYYKSGELIGMRGVEQAYEEDLRGVRGVHYIQKDKFNKEIGSFKEGIYDTVAVKGNDVTITIDKELQKYGEELMIRKRGGIVAIEPKTGEILALVTAPSYDPSLLVGRDRSKNYVRIDSIPGKPFFDKVLQGQFPPGSPFKILTGLIGLQEEVIDTQTGFSCSHGFYVGGRFMKCHDAGTWNLHPAIAKSCNTYFAQTYMRIINKYPTSSQGVDAWYNHLKSFGLDDYMGYDLPSGQKGRIPTSDYYNRQYKGWNWKSTTIVSNAIGQGEVVMTPIQLANVMCAVANEGYYYTPHIIKKIENKQIDKSFIQKKQTTIDRQHFRPVIDGLEEVYLSGTASRLRIPDITICGKTGTVENFATVDGEKVKLQDHSVFLAFAPKENPRIVIAVFIENGGFGATWAGPIASLMIEKYIKNEITRTDLEKRMLEGDLSANYILKDISDKQQEEKERLRRLEKERLLKLKAKQNGKN encoded by the coding sequence ATGAGAAAACTGTTATTTCCCATCATCATCATTTTGGCTGCAATTGTTATTGTGGCAAGGCTTTTTTATTTACAAGTAATAGATGATTCTTTCTTAAAAAAAGCAGATATAAATGCTTTAAAGATTGTTTACGATTATCCAGAGCGCGGTTATATTTATGATAGAAATGGACAACTTTTAGTAGCCAATCAGCCCAGTTATGATATCATGGTGATTCCAAATGAAGCTAAAAATATTGATACTTTAGAAATTTGCAACATTTTAGAAATCACCAAAGAAGATTATATCAAAAAATTAGAAAAAGCTAAAGTATATTCCCCTCGCCTACCATCGGTATTTTTGGCACAATTAACCAAAACCGAATTTGCTGCTTTTCAAGAAAAAATCCGTCATTTTAAAGGATTTTATATTCAGAAGCGAAACTTACGCGATTATCAGGTGGACTTTGGTGCCAATGTGTTTGGATACATCCGCCAAATCAATGAAATGGAACTGAAAAAAAGACCTTATTACAAATCGGGTGAATTAATCGGTATGCGCGGTGTGGAACAAGCATACGAAGAAGATCTGCGAGGTGTTCGTGGTGTTCATTACATTCAAAAAGATAAATTCAACAAAGAAATAGGCTCTTTTAAAGAAGGAATTTACGATACGGTTGCCGTGAAAGGAAATGATGTGACCATCACAATTGATAAAGAGTTGCAAAAATACGGCGAAGAATTAATGATTCGCAAACGCGGCGGTATTGTAGCCATTGAACCCAAAACCGGTGAAATTCTGGCATTGGTCACAGCTCCGTCTTATGACCCTAGTTTGTTAGTTGGTCGCGACCGTTCCAAAAATTATGTACGAATAGACAGTATTCCTGGTAAACCATTTTTCGATAAAGTGTTGCAAGGACAGTTTCCTCCGGGATCACCTTTTAAAATTTTAACCGGATTAATTGGTTTGCAAGAAGAAGTTATTGATACACAAACGGGATTTTCATGTAGTCACGGATTTTATGTAGGCGGGCGTTTTATGAAATGTCACGATGCCGGTACATGGAACTTGCATCCAGCCATTGCCAAATCGTGCAACACCTATTTTGCGCAAACTTATATGCGAATTATTAACAAATATCCTACATCGTCGCAAGGTGTTGACGCTTGGTATAACCATTTAAAAAGCTTTGGTTTAGACGATTACATGGGATACGATTTACCTTCGGGGCAAAAGGGTCGCATACCCACATCAGACTATTACAACAGGCAATATAAAGGCTGGAACTGGAAAAGCACAACCATCGTTTCAAATGCTATTGGTCAGGGAGAAGTCGTGATGACCCCTATTCAATTGGCAAATGTGATGTGTGCCGTTGCAAATGAAGGGTATTATTACACGCCGCACATCATCAAAAAAATAGAAAATAAACAAATTGACAAATCCTTCATTCAGAAAAAGCAAACCACAATTGATAGGCAACATTTCCGCCCGGTTATCGATGGTTTAGAAGAGGTTTACTTGTCAGGAACAGCAAGCAGATTGCGAATTCCAGATATTACTATTTGTGGTAAAACCGGAACGGTCGAAAACTTTGCAACGGTTGACGGCGAAAAAGTAAAACTACAAGACCACTCGGTTTTCTTAGCTTTTGCCCCCAAAGAAAATCCCAGAATTGTTATAGCCGTTTTTATAGAAAATGGTGGCTTTGGAGCAACATGGGCAGGACCAATCGCATCGTTAATGATCGAAAAATATATAAAAAACGAAATTACACGTACCGATTTAGAAAAACGCATGTTAGAAGGTGATTTATCTGCAAATTATATCCTTAAAGATATTTCAGATAAACAGCAAGAAGAAAAAGAACGTTTAAGACGTTTAGAAAAAGAACGTTTATTAAAACTAAAAGCCAAGCAAAATGGTAAAAACTAA
- the rodA gene encoding rod shape-determining protein RodA codes for MVKTKHLANQSVISNVDWLSIFLYAVLVIFGWMNIYSASLPLEPTSVFDFSQIFGKQLLFIGITIPVIIVILSLDAKVYEKYSIIYYFIGILLLMGLFVFGKTIKGQTNWYQFGGISMQPSEFAKIGTALFLSKYISENQTLYETLKEQAIPLGIILLPVAFIMLQPDTGSAMIFAVLFLVLYREGFPAWYLWTGFIAILLFILALTMQPVILIIFILLGCIIHYFYNKSIHRNPIVYVLLAVAMSAFVFSVDYVFENVLESHQKDRINVLLGGDDVNMKKEGYNLNQAMIAIGSGGWIGKGFLEGTQTKGGFVPEQHTDYIFTTVGEEWGFAGSLLVVACFITLILRIVYLSENQKNNFARIYGYCVAAILFMHFFVNVSMLIGIFPTIGVPLPFFSYGGSSLIAFTLLLFIFLKLDANKVNEW; via the coding sequence ATGGTAAAAACTAAACATTTAGCAAATCAAAGCGTAATATCCAACGTAGATTGGTTGAGTATATTTCTGTACGCAGTGCTAGTGATTTTTGGATGGATGAATATCTATTCTGCCTCATTGCCGCTTGAACCCACCTCTGTTTTTGATTTTAGCCAAATTTTTGGGAAACAATTATTGTTTATTGGAATTACCATTCCGGTAATCATTGTTATTCTATCATTAGATGCAAAAGTTTATGAAAAATATTCCATCATCTATTATTTCATAGGCATATTGCTCTTAATGGGGTTGTTTGTGTTTGGAAAAACCATCAAAGGACAAACCAACTGGTATCAGTTTGGAGGTATTAGTATGCAGCCATCAGAGTTTGCAAAGATTGGAACAGCATTGTTTTTATCAAAATACATTAGCGAAAATCAAACATTATACGAAACCTTAAAAGAGCAAGCCATTCCATTGGGAATCATACTGTTGCCCGTTGCCTTCATTATGTTGCAACCCGATACGGGATCAGCCATGATATTTGCTGTACTTTTTTTAGTTTTATACCGCGAAGGATTTCCCGCTTGGTACTTATGGACTGGATTTATTGCCATACTTCTGTTTATTCTAGCTTTAACCATGCAACCTGTTATTTTAATCATCTTTATTCTTTTAGGATGCATTATTCACTATTTCTACAACAAAAGCATTCATAGAAACCCGATTGTATATGTTCTCTTGGCAGTTGCAATGAGCGCGTTTGTTTTTTCGGTAGATTATGTATTTGAAAATGTTTTAGAATCGCATCAAAAAGACCGTATTAATGTGTTGCTCGGTGGCGATGATGTGAACATGAAGAAAGAAGGTTACAATCTCAACCAAGCCATGATTGCTATTGGATCAGGCGGTTGGATTGGCAAAGGATTTTTAGAAGGCACACAAACAAAAGGCGGATTTGTTCCTGAACAACACACCGATTATATTTTCACAACTGTGGGAGAAGAATGGGGGTTTGCCGGTTCTCTTCTTGTGGTAGCTTGCTTTATTACGTTGATACTACGCATTGTTTACTTATCGGAAAATCAAAAAAATAATTTTGCACGAATCTACGGATATTGCGTGGCAGCTATTTTATTTATGCACTTTTTTGTAAATGTTTCCATGCTTATTGGAATTTTCCCAACAATCGGTGTGCCATTGCCGTTTTTCTCTTACGGAGGATCAAGCTTAATAGCCTTTACTTTACTGCTTTTTATATTTTTAAAATTAGATGCCAATAAAGTAAACGAATGGTAA
- a CDS encoding rod shape-determining protein codes for MGFFDFMTEEIAMDLGTANTLIIHNGKVVVDSPSIVARDRVSGKIIAVGKEASLMQGKTHDNIKTIRPLKDGVIADFDASEKMISLFIKSIPALKKRLFTPALRMVVCIPSGITEVEMRAVKESCERVNGKEVYLIHEPMAAAIGIGVDIMQPKGNMIVDIGGGTTEIAVLALGGIVCDKSVKIAGDVFTNDIIYYMRTQHNLFVGEGTAEKIKIEIGAAIEDLDQGPEDLMVQGRDLLTGKPKQVNVSYREIAKALDKSIQRIEDAVMETLSQTPPELAADIYNTGIYLAGGGSMLRGLDKRISQKTDLPVYIAEDPLRAVVRGTGIVIKNIEKFKSILIK; via the coding sequence ATGGGATTTTTTGATTTCATGACCGAGGAAATCGCTATGGACCTTGGTACTGCAAATACGTTAATAATACACAACGGAAAAGTTGTGGTTGACAGTCCTTCGATTGTTGCCCGCGACCGTGTTTCTGGAAAAATAATTGCTGTGGGTAAAGAAGCCAGCTTAATGCAAGGAAAAACCCACGACAACATTAAAACTATTCGTCCGTTAAAAGATGGTGTTATTGCAGATTTTGATGCTTCTGAAAAAATGATCAGTTTGTTCATTAAAAGCATTCCCGCATTAAAAAAACGCTTATTTACACCTGCATTGCGCATGGTGGTTTGTATTCCATCGGGAATTACAGAAGTGGAAATGCGTGCGGTGAAAGAATCATGCGAACGTGTGAACGGTAAAGAAGTTTATTTAATACACGAACCAATGGCAGCAGCGATTGGTATTGGTGTAGATATCATGCAGCCCAAAGGAAATATGATTGTTGATATTGGTGGTGGTACTACAGAAATTGCCGTTTTGGCATTGGGCGGTATTGTTTGCGACAAATCGGTAAAAATTGCCGGTGATGTGTTTACAAACGACATCATTTATTACATGCGTACCCAACACAATCTATTTGTGGGTGAAGGAACAGCAGAAAAAATTAAAATTGAAATTGGCGCAGCTATTGAAGATTTAGATCAAGGACCAGAAGATTTAATGGTGCAAGGGCGTGACTTGTTAACAGGGAAACCAAAACAAGTAAATGTTTCATACAGAGAAATTGCCAAAGCATTAGACAAGTCTATTCAGCGTATTGAAGATGCTGTAATGGAAACCTTGTCACAAACACCTCCAGAATTGGCTGCCGATATTTACAATACTGGTATTTATTTAGCAGGTGGTGGATCAATGTTAAGAGGTTTGGATAAACGCATCTCTCAAAAAACCGATTTACCCGTTTATATCGCAGAAGATCCTTTACGAGCTGTGGTTCGCGGAACAGGAATCGTTATCAAAAACATAGAGAAGTTTAAAAGCATTCTTATAAAATAA
- a CDS encoding rod shape-determining protein MreD: MNNTTLLNTFRFIVLVFFQVTVFNNIHFFGFVTPYPYILFILLYPLNTNRHLFLILSFVLGLILDIFNNSGGVHTTACITLAFVRENLLKMAFGYSYEFHMMHITDKFSSELVTYAITSVLIHHTVLISLEVFNFSFILEILLRIVTSAAFTILLIFLIIGLIKSPRK, from the coding sequence ATGAATAACACCACACTTCTCAATACTTTTCGTTTTATTGTTCTTGTATTTTTTCAGGTAACAGTATTCAACAATATTCATTTTTTTGGATTTGTAACCCCATACCCTTATATTTTATTTATTTTATTATATCCTTTAAACACCAACCGACATTTATTCTTGATTTTAAGTTTTGTTTTGGGATTAATTCTCGATATTTTCAACAACTCGGGCGGTGTGCATACCACAGCCTGTATAACATTGGCGTTTGTTCGTGAAAATTTGTTAAAAATGGCATTTGGCTACAGTTATGAATTCCACATGATGCATATCACCGATAAGTTTTCTTCTGAATTGGTTACTTACGCTATCACCTCGGTTTTAATACATCATACTGTACTTATTTCACTAGAAGTTTTTAACTTTAGCTTTATTTTGGAGATTTTATTGCGAATTGTAACTTCAGCTGCTTTTACAATCCTTTTAATTTTTCTTATAATAGGATTAATTAAATCGCCACGAAAATGA
- the mreC gene encoding rod shape-determining protein MreC: MQQIIYFITKNSTKLLFLLLLVVSLYLTVQSHSYHQSQVLHSANVVSGTIYEKTNSITEYLHLKEENERLAEENVKMKQILYNSQLIVDSTFAVNPEMRIAQDYKMFKTKIIKNSFFKKENYLTIKGGKLNGIKKDMGVINAKGVIGIVENVSKNYATVQSILNRHTKIGAKVSNTNHFGTITWDGKNTGFVQLTDIPKLAALRKGDSIVTGGISTIFPENIPVGVVDKVFTSKNSNFYTINVRLFNDMTNISSVYLIEHVHIKEISQLEEETVSDE; the protein is encoded by the coding sequence ATGCAGCAAATCATTTATTTTATAACAAAAAACAGTACAAAGTTACTGTTTTTGCTGCTTTTAGTAGTTTCATTATACTTAACCGTACAAAGCCATTCGTACCACCAAAGCCAAGTGCTTCACAGTGCAAATGTTGTTTCGGGAACTATTTATGAAAAAACAAATAGCATCACCGAATATTTGCATTTAAAAGAAGAAAACGAACGTTTGGCAGAAGAAAACGTGAAAATGAAACAAATTCTGTACAACAGCCAATTGATTGTTGACAGTACTTTTGCGGTGAATCCAGAAATGCGTATTGCCCAAGACTATAAAATGTTTAAGACAAAAATCATTAAAAATTCTTTTTTTAAAAAAGAAAATTACCTCACTATAAAAGGCGGAAAATTAAACGGAATTAAAAAAGACATGGGCGTGATAAACGCTAAAGGCGTAATTGGCATTGTGGAAAATGTTTCAAAAAATTATGCCACCGTGCAAAGCATTTTAAACAGACACACTAAAATTGGTGCAAAGGTGAGCAACACCAACCACTTTGGAACCATTACTTGGGACGGAAAAAACACCGGATTTGTTCAACTTACCGATATTCCTAAATTGGCAGCACTGCGCAAAGGCGATTCTATTGTTACCGGCGGTATCTCTACAATTTTTCCGGAAAATATTCCTGTGGGAGTGGTTGACAAAGTGTTTACGTCTAAAAATTCAAATTTTTACACTATCAACGTGCGTTTGTTTAACGATATGACTAATATTAGTTCGGTTTATTTAATCGAGCATGTGCACATAAAAGAAATTTCACAACTCGAAGAAGAAACAGTAAGCGATGAATAA
- a CDS encoding HPP family protein, with amino-acid sequence MSIKKNKTYRRTRYLLYKETLVDFKEHFWAFVGSFVGLGTISFLHFEALSKYDLTLMIGSFGASCVLIYGAIGSPLAQPKNLFNGHLISAIIGVTCYKILGEYVWIAGPLAVSLSIIGMQMAKSLHPPGGATALIAVTGGPSITNLGYEYVISPVFTGVLILFIAAVIFNNIPHKRQYPVKSFPRLYRKKVISK; translated from the coding sequence ATGTCAATTAAAAAAAACAAAACCTACCGCAGAACGCGTTACTTGCTGTACAAAGAAACATTAGTTGATTTTAAAGAACATTTTTGGGCTTTTGTAGGATCTTTCGTTGGTTTGGGTACCATAAGCTTTCTACATTTCGAAGCATTGTCAAAATATGATTTAACGCTCATGATTGGATCTTTCGGAGCAAGTTGTGTACTGATTTATGGCGCAATTGGAAGTCCGTTAGCACAACCCAAAAACCTTTTTAACGGACATTTAATTTCAGCAATTATCGGCGTTACATGCTATAAAATTTTAGGCGAGTACGTTTGGATTGCCGGTCCGCTGGCGGTTTCGCTTTCTATTATTGGTATGCAAATGGCAAAATCGCTGCATCCGCCTGGTGGAGCAACAGCTTTAATTGCCGTAACCGGTGGTCCATCAATCACTAATTTGGGTTACGAATACGTTATTTCCCCGGTTTTTACTGGTGTACTTATTTTATTTATTGCTGCTGTGATTTTCAACAATATCCCGCACAAAAGACAATATCCGGTTAAATCGTTTCCGCGTTTGTATCGAAAAAAGGTAATATCTAAATAA